The DNA sequence CTAATGCTTCCTCAagcaaactgtgtgtgtgtgtgtgtgtgagcgtgtatgtgagtgagtgtgtgtgtgtgtgtgtgtgtgtgtgtgtgagcgtgtatgtgagtgagtgtgtgtgtgtgtctgagcgtgtatgtgagtgagtgtgtgtgagtgtgtgtgtgtgtgtgagagcgtgtatgtgagtgagtgtgtgtgtgtgtctgagcgtgtatgtgagtgagtgtgtgtgtgtgtctgagcgtgtgtgagtgagtgagtgtgtgtgtctgagcgtgtatgtgagtgagtgtgtgagtgagtgtgtgtgtgtgtctgagcgtgtatgtgagtgtgtgtgtgtgtgtgtgtgtgtgtgtgtctgagcgtgtatgtgagtgagtgtgtgtgtgtgtgtgtgtgtgtgtgtctgagcgtgtatgtgagcatgtgtgtgtgtgtgtgagcgtgtgtgtgtgtccgagcgtgtatgtgagtgagtgagtgtgtgtgtgtttgagcgtgtgtgtgagcgagtgtgtgtgtgtgtgtctgagcgtgtatgtgagtgagtgtgtgtgtgtgtgtctgagcgtgtgtgtgtgagtgagtgtgtgtgtgtgtgtctgagcgtgtatgtgagtgagtgtgtgtgtgtgtgtgtgtgtgtctgagcgtgtatgtgagtgagtgtgtgtgtgtgtgtctgagcgtgtatgtgagtgagtgtgtgtgtgtgtgtgtgtgtgtgtctgagcgtgtatgtgagtgagtgtgtgtgtgtgtgtgtgtgagcgtgtgtgtgtgtgtgtgtgtgtgtgtgagtgagtgagtgtgtgtgtgtgtttgagcatgtgtgtgtatgtgtgtgagcgtgtgtgtgtgtccgagcGTGTacgtgagtgagtgagtgtgtgtgtgtgtttgagcgtgtgtgtgagcgagtgtgtgtgagcgagtgtgtgtgtgtgtgtgtgtgtcaaacagCGTCAGTGTGATTCAGAGCCGCTCATGTCCTTCTGTCAGGACGGGTTTGTCAGTGTGACAGAAAAATCTGAACATGAGGACATTCCCCTCAAAACCAGAACAGGAAGTGTCTTCAATGTGAACCGTTTATCACACGATTGTTCGTTAGTTCTGTGATTGTTACACGTTTGCCTTTCAAAGCAAGCGCAGCAcgttgtttattttcagtgtgtgtgtgttcccgcTCACCAGCACGCCGGTCTTCTCGTCGATGGTGTATGTGGCGTTGGGCTGCTGGATGGGCAGAGCGCGGCTGTCTTTGAACCAGGTGTAGACGGCGGCCGGGATGCTGTGACGGTCCCTACAGCGCAGCTGCACCAGAGAGCCCGTCAGAGCCGAGCTGGGCACGTCACACGAGGGTGTGTGCGGAGGCACTGGAGACACACAAAACACGTCACACACACCGGCGGAGCGCAGCGAGcgtcaggacacacacacacacacgagttaCCCAGCACTGTGAGCGTGACGTTGGTCTCTCCCAGAGACACGGAGTCCTGCGGAGCGCTGACCTCACAGCGGTATTTGCCCGCGTCGCTCTGAGTCACTTTGTGCAAAAACACCGTCGCACCCCTGATCTCCCCGCGGCCGTGGAACggtcctgaacacacacacacacacacacacctctcaatGACGTTTTTACACAATTCCTAATTAATATCTTGCAATTCTCACCTTTCTGCACAATTAGGAGTTCCAtacaattatgactttttttgtgaaaatgagtttttatcCCATCATTTCGACATTCTTCACACAGTTGTGTTATATCTAGCAATTTTGAACTTCATGCCGTTGAGTTTATAGCTACGAGtgaattatttgcatttctCAGAACAGTGAAATATAAACTTGCAGTTGAGTGGTATAAAGTATcgctttataataacatttaatacattaaacgATTCATTTCGTTTGCACTCATCAAATATCATttcttgtaaaataaataaaactaaaacattcagtacatttataaaagtacTTTAGGCCTTAACTGTGCTCCAGTTTTGGTTGCCATGCTATGTGGTTGTTGGGGTGATAGgagtggttgctatggtgttctgagtggttactatggtgttgctatgcaaaTGCTAGAGTGCcttgagtggttgctagggtgttgccaTGTGGTTCTTGAGgttgtgtgttttgatgttgCCGTGCAGTTGCTAGAATATTCAAAATTTTACTCCTAACATTAATATATGGTTACTATGGTGTTTTGaacagttgctagggtgttgctacgTGCTTTCTAAAGTGGTATGGGTGGGTTGATATATTGCTGCATGGTTGGTATAATGTTCCTAACACTATTCTATGGATGCTAGAGTGTTGTGTGTATTTGATGGGGTGTTTCTGtctggtttctagggtgttgctatgtggttccAGAGGTAGCATGACCGGTTTACTAAAACACAGCTAtatggttgccagggtgttctAAGCATCATTAGATAGGTCACAAGCGCTATTTACCGACAAAACGGCCGTCATAATAAACGAAGGACACATCCTTGTCGATCTTCTTCCACTCGATGCGAGGAGTCTTGTCGTTTTCAGTCCTGAACTCACAGGAGAGCTCAGCATCTGTGGACGACAGCAGATGTGATGGAGCTGCAGTACATCGTCTGGCTGACGTCTCCATGACgacgtaaacacacacacacacacactcacctgagAACTCATGCACATTCACTACAGGAGTGTGGCTGGTGACGGTGACGGCGACGACGACGACCACGcctgaaacagaaacacagtGTAAAAcacctgctgtgtgtgtgtgtgtgtgtgtgtgtatacactgtAAGGCAGTGTGTTTTCAAGTGGTTTCTAAGCGAGTTCTAGGTGTCTATAGGTATCTATAGTAGCTGCTAGGATATTACGGCAAGTACAGCGTTTTGGTATGTTGCTATGGGGTTGCTAGGGAATTCTAGGTGCTTACTGAAATATGGTGTTCAGATTTGTGGTTACAGTGTTACCAGCAGGCTTATGTCGCCATGCAGTTGTTACGGAGTTCTAGGTGTTTGCCTTGAAATACGTCGGCTGTGTTTTCAGCACGTTGCACTGAGGTGATATGATTGCTATGGTTTTTGAGCTGTTGCTATGTTGTTACTAAGATGTTATGAGTGAGTTATAGCGCACGGATGTACGGCTGCTATCCCTCGTTGTTGTTTGGGGTGTTTTTCTGCATCctgtgcagttgctagggtgttgctacgAAGTTTCTGATATGTTGCTATACGGTTGCACTAGATGCTCGTCATCACATTTCTATATGGATattagtgtgttgctatgccACAtatcaactgaaaaaaattaaactctCACTGTTGCTTAAAGCACAGCACTCCGGCGGCTCTAGGATTGTGTTTGCAGTCTCCCAGCGGGATGAATTAGCACAAGACGGGTTTCTAAACATAACCGACATCATTCTGCAGTGAACAGACACGAAGGTTCAGCTTCTGTTTGCCTGCACGTTTGTGGCTTAAGTTGGATTCTGATTTCCTTGCAGGAAAAGGAAGCAGGTGTTTCCCTTCCTGAATAACATGACCGTCATTGTTGGCCTTCCTGTTTTGGCCCACGCTTCTTTAGAGTAAACCGCGAGCAATAATGAAGAACGCAAGCCATAGAGATCACGACACGAGTGACCGAACCGAAGCAGTTCTTATTTCTCATTCACATGAATCATCCTCAGAAGGTCATTTTCCAGATAAATGACTCATTTCTTGTTGAAGTGCCAGATGCTGAAAATGACGTGCACGGATCCTGCTCGTCAGAAACACTTTTGTTTCTTGGAATTGTTGTTTTTCGAAAGACAGAATCATTAAGACCTGCTGATTACGGTGCTGcgtttgttcagtgtttttaacGGAAGCTGCAATCAAGACATGAGACGTGAGATCATTTCTGTcctgatgtttaaaaaaaaaactgaacaaaataacaaaaaattgacaattgcttttacttgtatttttaatttatgttaatattCTTAGATTATGTTTTAGCGTGTCAGATTATATTTAAGAGCAGATTATGtgcaaattcaaaatataatagtatttccATGTTACACGTCCAAAAACACGCTCAGTGTTGTGTGTTACCGTTGTTTGCCTTTTTTACAGCATTACTGTAGTAAAGCGACGGCATCACTATACTACAGTACTTCAGagtgtaaatatacataaaaacaagatttaaaTGGGTATTTTAGGAAGACCATGGTAAAGCAAATGCTACTTTTTAGCATTGAGTAACATTTTGAATATAGCTATCATTCATCACAGTATCATAGAAGTAATACTGTAAGAGTATTTTAAAGGGAAaattaatgtacaaataaatatattaaagaccTTCATGGTGGTAGTTTTAtgcagtgatatatatatatatatatatatatatatatatatatatatatatatatatatatatatataaaaataatataatttagtgtgtgtatatatatatatatacacacacatatatatatatatatatatatatatatatatatatatatatatatatatatatatatatatatatatatatatatatatatatatatgtatatatgtgtgtgtatatatatatatatatatacacacacacacacacatatacatatatatatatatatatatatatatatatatacatatatacatatatatatatatatatatatatatatatatatatatatacacacacacacacacacacacacatatacatatatatatatatatatacatatatatatatatatatatatatatatatatatatatatatatatacacacacacacacacacacacacacacacatatatatatatatatatatatatatatatatatatatatatatatatatatatatatatatatatatatatatatatacacatatatatacatacatacacacacacacacacactaaattaTAGTGGATTTATGCTTTAgtttatcttaattttaaagaatttgatTGTgctattgtcatttattttttcagtttttagctACTTTAgtactcattttatttcattccaaGGCAACATCTGTCTACAAATTTACTGAGAATTCAATTATTCGcttttgtcatttctttcaGTTCTAGTGATTATAGAACTTCATTTAAACCCAAAGCAACGTTTGTAATACTTTAAATCTAACATTCCCATTTTATTTCAACGCAACGAAACAGATTTTTGTGCACTAACAGCAGTGCTTGGTCTGGAAGGCTTCTGTCAGCGTGTTTTGGAGCTCATGCTCTCTTTGAACCTCCATTAAATCACACAGAAGGAATGTGCTATGAAACGGGACGCTTGGAGTCAGGACAGCACACCTTTA is a window from the Puntigrus tetrazona isolate hp1 chromosome 1, ASM1883169v1, whole genome shotgun sequence genome containing:
- the jam2a gene encoding junctional adhesion molecule 2A isoform X2, with product MFVSAALLILIQSVVVVVAVTVTSHTPVVNVHEFSDAELSCEFRTENDKTPRIEWKKIDKDVSFVYYDGRFVGPFHGRGEIRGATVFLHKVTQSDAGKYRCEVSAPQDSVSLGETNVTLTVLVPPHTPSCDVPSSALTGSLVQLRCRDRHSIPAAVYTWFKDSRALPIQQPNATYTIDEKTGVLTFQKVSRDDTGQYHCEARNGVGPGKSCLGTRMQIDDLNVAAVVCGVLLLALLLFLCVFGVFYAHRHGLFSRHRGSQNSGYSHPPKEPQDFKHTQSFML
- the jam2a gene encoding junctional adhesion molecule 2A isoform X1, which codes for MFVSAALLILIQSVVVVVAVTVTSHTPVVNVHEFSDAELSCEFRTENDKTPRIEWKKIDKDVSFVYYDGRFVGPFHGRGEIRGATVFLHKVTQSDAGKYRCEVSAPQDSVSLGETNVTLTVLVPPHTPSCDVPSSALTGSLVQLRCRDRHSIPAAVYTWFKDSRALPIQQPNATYTIDEKTGVLTFQKVSRDDTGQYHCEARNGVGPGKSCLGTRMQIDDLNVAAVVCGVLLLALLLFLCVFGVFYAHRHGLFSRHRGRSFWIPQCHGAAHISSQNLHRTEHTQNSGYSHPPKEPQDFKHTQSFML